tggtcactgagccatcaaatatgggaaaaatttcttctgagagaaacagagcaaaaaaactacaaccacatgtaaacagaccccttttccgtttcccggcggcggagtgatatatcagcgagcaatgagtcttccaagagaagtcaatggaattttacaaaatgccaaataaaacacgacagaaactgtatttcgctacacaacttgtttttaatcatcaacgaacaccacgaaccactcgatgagtagcacagttttgaaaatgaacgttaagtgttgttttaatgacatgtttgtgaatggccattgacttccattctgaagaagtcaagagacgcttctaaacaagtcaaaaagtcaagacacgacccattgtcaaaatttcagtgtccatcactgtagttcatccaaaacaaaacagaaatgagactcaaagtgttaaataccggaattatcctttaaatttAACTCTACACCCGTGCATTGTTTAGATTAGTCCCCGCCTTCACTATTTCACATcacctcggaccatagatatatatgtaaatagatgctacatttAACAGTTCCAAGTCCAGTTTCACACAATGCATACGTGAACTGTGCATTTGTAGCCTAGTATCTTAGTGCTGATGTTAACAAGTTAGAGCATTCACACTGCATGTGTGAGCATTACAGAAGTAAAGCTAAAGCATCAGTGCTGTAATCATTTCAGCGCATATGGTGCTGCATCCATATATACAGTGGCgtctggtgacttctttttcgagggcgcatgaatacgaagctcgtcacaacatgtatggagcccgtcatgtgtgtggcttgtcatgtcaaaatatgtgtttggcgcgacatgtgaacctatgtgcatcatgcaccATGttaaaatacgtgcctgctgtgGAAACTTcaaaaggggtttatgataaaagaaatgctcacgtttgccagataaaAAACCTACCAACAGTGAGGTCATCAAGCTCAGGCAACACAGGCAGTGTCCAGCCAATAGAGTTCAGTAGAGCAGTCACCTGACCCATGTTAGCTAAAGGTTCCACACGTACCACCTGAAAAATTTGGTAGAGGTAATTCAAACGTCCTTTTGGTTGGAAAAATCTGCACAGTGCAAGTCAACATTTGTAACCCTGCCTGTCAAAACCcagctaaaatattttttttgtgatttactgttttccacctaaaattctgtaaaaatctaaccttgatatctttaatattgactaaggtcatgtcaaagtaATGAgcaaaatcagactttgatgctcctagtcctaatctcataattagattatgagactttgcttggatttcacagacagggtcacatttaactTTTAGGTATAAACTAGCAAAAAGCATCTCAGGCAAAAATGATGTCAGCCACCTGTCGTTTTGTGTCGACCTCCAGGATGtccatcatgttaatcatgatgtttttgtgtgtcTTCTTGTATTTTCCCACCCTGAGGGACACAGTCAGCCATCCAGGACGACCTGTACACATGTGTTTCTTTCCTCCTTCTTTTTTCCATTCTCGCACCTGAAAAATGTAAACAGTTGGCACCATAAAGTTTTAGAAAGTTTATCTTCTCCTGCATTTTCTTTGCAGATTCAGTATGCAGAATTGTCACTTTTGTGCATATTGTGTTATAAAGTAGATAAGATTTTGTAACAGCTGCATTAATGGACACTGGATACATTATATAAATGATAAGTTATACTGTAGAAAAATACACACTATTTTGCAAACATATTCACAACTTAATCAGACATAAATATCTCCTCCTCTGTTTTTTTCCATTAATGTTTAAATATGGAAACCCTCActtaacattttattattagaACAGACGATTATAAGCCTAAAGATTTGAACAATGCAATGCATGCATGTCAAGGTTTTGCTGTTACCTGTCTCTGAATGTCTCTGACTCGTTGCTCGTGCTGCTTGGGAGCTGAGCACATCTTAAAAATGATCCACGCGCGCAGGTAATAGTATACATCAAAAATGACAGATAAGGGGAGGAGAAAGAGGCAAACGAAGATCCATCTCTGGTGTATCATCACGTACTCCAAGCCCTTTATTTTTACCCATACTAAAAGCAAAACAACCAACCCACCTAAATATAACAACGGACCCATTACGACAGCTTTTTATAACGAGACGTTTATTTTGCAAATAccttttataataaatgtaaataaaacgcATACATGAATACGGTCTAATAAACTGTGTTTTTTGTAATCCTTGTGTGATATTTCTCATTCGCTCACACGCGCTATTTGCCGTATATGTTTTACGCTTTTCAGGAACGTGCATAGGTGGTTGTGAAAGAACCGCCTCTAATATGTTGCGATTGGTCAATAGCCCGTCAATTCAGATGACGCCAGTTGATGCGTGCCGTCTCTTTGACCAATCACAGGGGAGAAACGGCGTCACACCATTGACACAGTAGCATGCGTTCATTATCATACAACAGTTGAGCAATGGGGCGATCAGATGCATTGTAACAGTACAGTTAGTACTATCTATGTAATCTGTGTGGATTATTAAACAGGCAAAAGATTGACCTACTTAACAATTGATTGAGCTATAAAGTATGTATTTTTCAGCTAGTTTGCCATTTAAACCTGCCATGGGGGATTTTGGGggtaaaacaaacagaaaattattttctgtattttatggttaaaattatttttaagttttatattttgtcttcttttattatataatacatATCACATTTGTACTGTGGTATACTTTtgtattcattttaataaattatagtaTTGTGTTGTTGTAATATATATTAGGCCTATACTGCATAGCTACTATAGTATGTTAGTAGTATGCTATACTAATGAATTGCTAAGTTGTAGTTTATACTATAGTATACTAGTATTTGCTATGGTAAAGCACTTTTCTAACACTAAAACATTATCTAAAAACCTTAATATAATAAATACTGAAGTACCGCAGTGTTTTTCATTCGggataaacataaacatcattATGGAATACATTACCAtacattaaaaagaaaaacaaatttaCGTAGGAAGAAGAAAAGCATAACATAACATTTAAACTATAtcttataaataaactttcgtAATGCAACAAAAGTTTGACATTCCTGTTATTTCTATTGTGtagaatttgtatttttatatataagcATCTGGCCTACAGACGGCTCTTGGGTGGGGCGTGAACTCTAATGATGCTCATAATGATAGAGTTTGACTGTCAGCAAAGCAGCTGCGTTCATTTGACAGCTATCAGATGGACTAAACCTGATGCACAGCGTGAAGTTCGCCGCTGCGATCGAGTAGCAGGAGTGTACGGGATGTTTCATTTGTGAAGTTTATGTCcgctatttttctttctttgggGATTTCTGTCAGTATTGCCTAAGTCAAGACATTGGGCAATATGAAAATATTACCAGTCATATTATGCGAACAGGATATATGCAATTTCCCTTAGATGCGAATCAATGCAAAAACATCTCCGTTTGAGGAACTTCATGCACTACAGCTCGATCATCTCGAAGAAGTCAAGCCGGACGATGCGCGATTTGAGATAGATAAAGGCTTTAAACTTGCACTATGCCTTCCTTACACCATGGCGCTATTTTTATCGGCGTGTTTCTTATAGTTACCGGTGGCTCCACCGCTTTTCTAACTAACAATCAAAGTAGGCTGCAGGCGTTCAGTATGTGCTGCGTGGTGCTCGGGGCGGTGATGCTGATATTGGGACTCTTCTGGGCTATGAATGGAAAGAGAAACCCAGTACCTTACAATGAAGAGTACAGCCACGACTACAGCCAAGTCCTGTTTACTCCACCACCTGGAAACCGCTTCCCTGAATCTCAGTCTGTTTTTCTGCACGGGTAAGTCAATTTGGGCTATAAAAGTGAACAATTGCAGCAATAAATATTTGCGTCTCTAATAAAACTAAATCAGcggagaaaaaaatgaaacaatagAGATAAGTTTTTTATTTACGCATCTGGCAGACTTGCAATGCATAATTCAATCTTTATTTTATCAATATGTGCAAACACAGTTGTCAGCAAGTTTTTCAGAGTTGAGCTAAAGGAGAATCTTTAATTTTTGAGGGTAGTCAACAAAATGTTATGGGGCAGCTGCCAGCATCCTAAGAGCTGCTAAGCATCCATTAGATGAATAAAACATGATGCATACATTTTCATGCATGCAGCAATATCCCTTATACGAATTACAACCCTAAATGCAACTGAGAGGAATAACCGCTGTGATAATTTTACTTTTCCATCCATATCCCTTCGGATTTGCACCGTCGTTTTTTCTCCTTTCCTTTCTTTCCTAACCTCAGATGCCATTAAAAATCACTTAGTGGAGAAGTCTAACAACTGCGGCCACTCAGTTGCGCTCTGCTCCACTGTTATTTGAtactaaagagtttttttatGCCCTCTGGTGGTCAATGTCCCATTAATCTATCCCCAGTCCTACTTGTCATAGTCTACAACCTTAATCTAAAACAAAAAGACTCACTTTagaatgtaaaatattttatatgctTTTTAGTTTTATACTTAAAAGTGTTTGTACTTAAAGGCCTTTGCAGAGGCGAGGAGTGTACGGTGAGGATTTGGACTATCCCCCAATGGAGCCAACGTGCTTCAGCCCGACCAGTCGGGGTCGCCCACCACATTGGGACATGGAACCACCTCCACCTTATGAGGTTGCCATCAAAACCACCACAAGCTCCACGCATCTGAGGCGCAGCCTCTCGGACTCACACCTGCTGACTGAACCGCTCTTCGGACGCTCACGGGAGATCAGTTTTGAGGTTTAATGTTAAGAAGCTGGGGAGCTCATTTTTGTTAAACTCACCAAACAAAAACAGATGATCCACAGGTTTTCAAGCAGGCGTTCTGATCTTAAACCTGTGTTTACAGACTGAATGTAGGatttttgtcaaattaaatgcatataaaactGGTATGGTCGCACTTTGGAAACAAGCGATCAATTTCTTCTCATTTGAAAGCAACAGCATTCTGGAATGATTTAGGGGAATTTAAATGGTTAACCATGCAGTTTAAGAGTGTTCGAATGACAGTGGTTAGATACAATAGCCAGGATACTCTGGCAACCACCTTTAGGGGAGACCTTGGATGGTTGTAACATTTTTGACATTTCTGTGTGTATTTTGATGTTCTGGTAACTCAGAACTTTAAACCAGTTACAAGTGTTTGCTATTAAATGATCTAGCTGTTATCTTTGCAGAACAAATAGGCTAAAAAATGCTAGTTTCAAAAAAGAGgagtacatttatgcatttggcaaatgcttttatccaaagtgacttacagtttattacaaggtatacatttttattagtatGAACTGTATGTTttctgggttcgaacccatgaccttttgcactagGCTACtaacgcaatgctttaccactgaCTTATACAGGATTAAAACGTTAAAATTCACGGCAGGGACCTTTTAgttgtaacattaaaatattcACCAGGGTGATATGTAACAATGATTATGAAATAAGGATTATGACAAAAATAGATTTCATTTTACACTGACTTTAACATAAGTAGTGTGTGCGGATGAAtaattgaaaaataataataataataaaatgggcAAAGCCTACTTTGTTACTGCGATAGTAATTTTGGCCACAATTATTGCATGTTTCATTGATTTTACAACTGACCCAGTGTCTTGTAGCCATGAGCTCACCTTACAGCTAACAGGCAAAACATTAGCGCTAACAACTTGCATGAAAAATAtctacacagacacacaaccaAAAATATTTAGCTTTAATGAATTTGACTACAAAGCAGGTATTGCCATAACAAAAATAAGTTACTTTTCTACCTCAAAATTAGTTTTTCCCATCTAAAATGTGTCTGCCACAGGACTTTCCTATGTGTGAATTTGAAATAAGGACTAAACATATGTGAAGTGCATGTGGTGATTTGTAAATTGCTCCTGATAAATAGGACAAATTGGAAGTGTTGCAACTGACCCATGTTACAACCATCCCCGGTCTCCCCTATTTATTACTAAAACTGTCATGTGCATGGTATTTACACCCTTCTGTTACTGTATAGATTCAAAATGGGTTAGATCAGTGACATTGAAAAGTGtttttgttgtatttatttattttcgaGACTCTCAGGGTGAACCAATATGTTTACTATATTGAATATTTTTACTGCACATAAGCACATGATCATTACAGACCCTGGTTACTTCAGAGATGATACCATAGAGATTAATAAGGCAAATATTGTGGTGCACAATAATGGGAACCCATTTCTGCTGAGAAAACCACACAGCTTTAGTGCATTATTGTGTTTAATGGGGATCTAATGTTCTGCTGATATAGTTTGGAACGctattaaaacatgacattcaCAGACGCCACTTCCTCTGACTCAACCATTATAATGATATTCATCTTTTAGTAAGGGCACTTCTGGGTATTCCATCATTACATGCTTTGCCCATATATGGTATGTTTACTTTAAACTGCAAAGACAATGAATCTACTGAGGGCTGTTTGTATCAGTTTTGTCGGCATGCtagaatgtttattttagatgttgtattttgtttttttatttaagaaaagaATAAATCAAACTCACTTTTCTAGTTGTTTAAGATGTGTCATTAAATGGTAAACATTACAGCTTGGATGAACTAATGGATGACCTACAGTAAAAATTAAACAGGTGGAGCTTTATATTTGCCATCAGTGATCAAAGTGAGGTAAAATTAACATTATTCTCTATTGTCTTACACTCGGTCAAGAGAGAAAACAAGTAATGTCAACACATTTTGAATTCTACAGAGTCTGTATTTAGAAATTCAGGTTCATTTAACACAGGGGTCTTCACTATTTTTTCATGGGAGCCACACTGATAGGTCAAAGTCAATAGGAGAGCCACATTTACAGCAAAGTATCAAAAATGACATCCATGTCTGCTTATCAATCTGTCATCACTGAACATATGCAATGCAATAAATACAAAAGGGCAAATCTTTCTTTATCTTTTTAACTTTTAAGATATTTCCCTTAATGACAAAACAGGATTTCCTTAAAGTCGGcatgaaattaaaataattttgtaccgagcccctaaggtgacattggagtaaaaaaaatctaaagtttagtttcatgtgtttacatgaaactttcatgtgctcacgcgaaacccacatgtgcagatttttttttacgtttatatgtcgtgctcacgtgaaacttttgcgtgcgtgcgtgcgtgcatgcgtgcggtaatatggtatggcaggtgggtggGGCCTGGGAGAAGATCgttgcgattagcaattagcaacatgacccaaccttaaacgatccaatcagatctcgattgACAAATTCAAATCCGGCCCTATCTTATTTCATTACAGAAGCCAGTTTCACTCAGATATATGTCAACActgggaaaataagacaatcgctatacttctgtttcatggtgaataaaaaaagcattcttataatgTGCGTATGCAGTGCCCCCCGAACCACTAGGGGGCCACCTTTATCTTAATTTTATGCGGCACGGCACAGAATGATTGGAGAGTGACAttcgaggggcaaccttccgatctctctgcaGTTAAAATCATTTCCGTATTGGCTACATCAATTCATCaactggccgctagaggctggctccaaaaggttTGGACCCCCTTGTTAAAATGCACACCTTTAGAGCAGAAAAAATATGATTACAGCCTGGTGcaaaaattgtttttggtctgtatagctaattttgccattcatgacaactgtgagggggtgaattgttttgtaactcatccatttCAATTATATTAAGTCTTAAAgttttgcataattaagggcatGGCCACTTGAatgacggttgaacagccactgctgtcactagagtcgagctaggcgggtatggtttcagcaaccagtcactTCAGCTTCAtccacgtcccgcctctttacccattttcggatattcGCAAGTGatgcgcggccaagatggcgacggcaggcaccgcctactattggcttcaaaaacgatcttcagaaactTGTGGTTGACGTCACGAACACTatacgtccatctttttttacagccTATGGTGACATTACTGTCCCGCGAGAGCAATTCAAAAGCATTATGGTTGCATAACAAGCAGTCTGATCTcacagtactttgatgtcatatgacAACCGCTCTGTGCAAACGCTGCATGCAGATGAACACATTTATCGACGTGCGTtttgatataatttttttgtatggTTTTCTAACAAAGTTAGCGTCCGGagaagaaaagacagaaaaggCGCATGCCTGCATGATCATATCATATTATTTACTGCCATGCGAGCCACAAATTAAAGATTCCCGACTATAATAATCAAAGTGATAAATTTAaattgtgatttactgtttctataaaatcttCTTTTTCAAACATaatttaaagaacattctgtgaatataactttgatatctttaatatagaCTGAGGCCATGTTAGAGATTGTCAGAATCATGTGAAACTTTGATGGTCCAAATGTCATAATTAAATTGAGACTTttgtctggatttcacagacagggtcacaaatgttagCACTCAGACACAAATGTTAGTATCAGGTTTGCAGGAAACTCAATGAGAACTGTAGCCATGATAAACATTAACCAAAGCTACTATTTCTACATAtaatctttttatttatttatttgtgtagaTAGAATAAAGTGACAAAACACTCTTGTTTAATGTTTCACTTGCACACTCATGTTTCGAGTAGGACTGTAACTTCGATTGggtaaaaaactttatttgcaTATTAATGATGTCAATGGAGAAGGTTCTAAACTCATGAATATTAAAAGAGGTATACGCCAAGAAAATGTATGATTGGTTGCCTGGTACATTAGTATTGATTAGCATTGGGTTAACCCAGCGCAGGGTTAACGCCCCCCACGAAGGCGGCGCTGCTTCTTCACAAGCGGTTATTAAAGGGTTAAATGTGGTGCGAAATCTATTCAACAATTTTTAAACAGGCTTTGAAAAGATGATGTTTGCAAATAACATTCACAATTAGGTATTATTATGAATTATTTCCAAACAACTGACATGGTGTTGAAAATCTCAGCACGAGAGTCCCACCAGAATCCAGTTCGGCTCCACCACGCCCAGCCAATAATACTGCGTGATTTCTTATCGCCAAAGCGGCATTAACCTCCGCCCATAAAC
The nucleotide sequence above comes from Paramisgurnus dabryanus chromosome 12, PD_genome_1.1, whole genome shotgun sequence. Encoded proteins:
- the LOC135738678 gene encoding uncharacterized protein → MPSLHHGAIFIGVFLIVTGGSTAFLTNNQSRLQAFSMCCVVLGAVMLILGLFWAMNGKRNPVPYNEEYSHDYSQVLFTPPPGNRFPESQSVFLHGPLQRRGVYGEDLDYPPMEPTCFSPTSRGRPPHWDMEPPPPYEVAIKTTTSSTHLRRSLSDSHLLTEPLFGRSREISFEV